Proteins encoded within one genomic window of Haematospirillum jordaniae:
- a CDS encoding c-type cytochrome translates to MQAIKFMALATSCLLALPICAQAGEKETIKYRENNMEIIGAHMNSIVAIIKEQVPHKEHLTTHASGLSAAAKMSSAAFKEKTSGGDTTAKDTIWSDSAKFDEAMQMMLASTAKLETAAASGDMPAVQAAVGDVGKSCKNCHDTFRNKK, encoded by the coding sequence ATGCAAGCTATTAAATTCATGGCCCTAGCTACATCTTGCCTGCTGGCGCTTCCGATCTGCGCACAAGCTGGCGAAAAAGAAACCATCAAATACCGTGAGAACAATATGGAGATCATAGGGGCTCACATGAATTCGATCGTAGCCATCATCAAGGAACAAGTTCCACATAAAGAGCACCTAACAACACACGCCAGCGGCCTGTCGGCAGCAGCTAAAATGAGCAGCGCTGCCTTCAAGGAAAAAACCAGTGGCGGAGATACGACAGCCAAGGACACAATCTGGTCTGACAGTGCAAAATTTGATGAAGCCATGCAGATGATGCTAGCCAGCACAGCCAAACTGGAAACAGCCGCTGCATCCGGGGATATGCCTGCCGTGCAGGCCGCTGTCGGGGATGTCGGCAAGAGCTGCAAGAACTGTCACGATACATTCAGAAACAAGAAGTAA
- a CDS encoding ATP-binding protein — protein sequence MRLVTGTPHALRSLVPRGLLGRFLLILAVPLVVLQAVTAQVFFDRHWDTVLRRLALGIAGDVAVIVELMARFPDEGQQGWILDLARSRMHLDSVFAPGEILPNLPPPSAGEQAADVLAASLRESLQRPVLIEASFFSGDIVIAVQLSDGVLHVVAPRKRLFTSTTYIFLLWMVGTSLILLGIAILFTSNQVRSIRRLAASAEGFGKGRDLPPIKPEGAREVRQAGIAFNQMRARIRRQIDQRTEMLAGVSHDLRTPLTRMRLQLAMMGDNAETSDLKDDIAEMERMLDGYLDFARGEGTETAVETDLSDLVDRMAGRFRRHGVNIELVPLPDAPVLLTARAQGLERALGNLLSNAAHYGTRVRLGLEVGEEWINLVVEDDGPGIPLSVREDVFRPFWRGDPSRNTQTGGVGLGLSIAREMAHAHGGEVLLDDSTLGGLRAIIHLPR from the coding sequence ATGCGTCTTGTAACAGGTACGCCGCATGCTCTGCGCAGCCTCGTTCCTAGGGGGCTTCTGGGGCGTTTTCTGCTGATTCTTGCCGTTCCTCTTGTCGTGCTACAGGCTGTGACGGCGCAGGTCTTTTTTGATCGTCATTGGGATACAGTCTTGCGGCGGCTGGCATTGGGTATTGCCGGCGATGTTGCCGTTATCGTCGAGCTTATGGCCCGTTTTCCTGATGAAGGACAGCAGGGTTGGATTCTTGATCTGGCTCGCAGCCGTATGCACTTGGACAGCGTTTTTGCCCCTGGCGAGATTCTTCCGAACCTTCCGCCCCCCAGTGCGGGAGAGCAAGCAGCCGATGTTCTGGCTGCCAGCCTGCGTGAGAGTTTGCAGCGCCCGGTCCTGATCGAGGCCAGTTTCTTTTCCGGAGATATCGTCATTGCTGTTCAGCTGTCCGATGGTGTGTTGCACGTGGTGGCGCCCCGTAAACGGCTTTTCACGTCGACAACGTATATCTTTCTGCTCTGGATGGTTGGCACGTCGTTGATCCTGCTGGGGATCGCGATCCTTTTTACCTCCAATCAGGTGCGCTCCATCCGTCGTCTTGCTGCCAGTGCGGAAGGTTTCGGCAAGGGACGTGACCTGCCACCGATCAAACCGGAGGGAGCGCGGGAGGTTCGGCAGGCTGGTATCGCCTTCAATCAGATGCGGGCCAGAATTCGCAGGCAAATTGATCAGCGCACAGAGATGCTAGCCGGCGTTTCCCACGATCTGCGCACGCCATTAACGCGGATGCGACTTCAATTGGCGATGATGGGGGATAATGCGGAAACGTCTGATCTCAAGGATGATATTGCCGAGATGGAAAGGATGCTGGACGGATATCTGGATTTTGCCCGTGGAGAGGGGACAGAAACAGCCGTCGAGACCGATCTCTCGGACTTGGTTGACAGAATGGCTGGTCGGTTTCGTCGCCATGGGGTGAATATTGAGCTTGTTCCTTTGCCTGATGCGCCGGTCCTTCTGACAGCAAGGGCCCAAGGGCTGGAGCGTGCCCTAGGAAACCTGCTGTCCAATGCAGCCCATTACGGGACGCGTGTGCGTTTGGGGCTTGAAGTGGGGGAAGAGTGGATCAACCTAGTTGTTGAAGATGATGGACCCGGTATACCGCTTTCTGTCAGAGAGGATGTGTTCAGGCCTTTCTGGCGGGGTGATCCTTCACGCAACACCCAGACCGGTGGTGTCGGCCTGGGGTTGAGCATTGCGCGTGAGATGGCCCACGCCCACGGGGGTGAGGTCTTGCTGGATGACAGCACCCTTGGCGGACTGAGGGCTATTATTCATCTCCCACGCTAA
- a CDS encoding MarR family winged helix-turn-helix transcriptional regulator produces MTDLKAGVNQLFLREEELRRGMELLFFAYRDFTAEADLVLRKLGLGRAHHRMIYFVGRHPGLSVSDLLSILKITKQSLSRVLGELVRDGYIIQNPGTKDRRQRLLDLTEKGYALERQLFESQKSILARSYRDAGGEAVDGFRHVLSGMILRETDRSRLSMPGGAKVPDLDRT; encoded by the coding sequence ATGACTGATCTCAAGGCAGGTGTGAACCAGCTTTTTCTCCGAGAGGAGGAGCTGCGGCGCGGTATGGAGCTTCTGTTCTTTGCCTATCGTGATTTTACAGCCGAAGCTGATCTTGTGCTACGCAAGCTGGGCCTTGGTCGTGCGCATCACCGGATGATCTATTTTGTCGGGCGTCATCCCGGGCTTAGTGTATCTGATCTGCTCTCGATTCTGAAAATTACCAAGCAAAGTCTTTCCCGTGTTCTGGGGGAGCTGGTGCGTGATGGCTATATTATTCAGAATCCGGGCACCAAAGACCGGCGGCAGCGCCTTCTGGATCTGACCGAAAAGGGCTATGCCCTAGAACGCCAGCTGTTTGAAAGCCAGAAAAGTATTCTAGCGCGTTCTTACCGTGATGCGGGGGGGGAAGCTGTTGATGGTTTCCGGCATGTTCTTTCGGGCATGATCCTGCGTGAAACAGACCGTTCCAGGCTTTCGATGCCTGGTGGTGCTAAGGTGCCTGATCTGGACCGGACCTGA
- a CDS encoding organic hydroperoxide resistance protein: MSIPQVLYRAHAKATGGRNGHASIPEAGLELKLTSPKELNGPGGEGANPEQLFAAGYSACFLGAMKFVSNRDGIAMPADASIEGAVGIGPIPDGFGIEVELKISLPGMDRAAAQGLIDKAHRVCPYSNATRGNIDVRLTLA, encoded by the coding sequence ATGTCTATTCCGCAGGTTCTTTACCGTGCCCACGCCAAGGCGACGGGGGGTCGCAATGGTCATGCCTCGATCCCGGAAGCTGGTCTTGAGCTTAAACTGACCAGTCCCAAGGAGCTCAATGGTCCCGGTGGTGAGGGAGCGAATCCAGAACAGCTGTTTGCTGCCGGGTATAGCGCGTGTTTTCTTGGGGCCATGAAGTTTGTTTCGAACCGGGACGGCATAGCGATGCCAGCCGACGCCAGTATAGAGGGGGCTGTTGGCATCGGTCCGATCCCGGACGGCTTTGGGATAGAGGTTGAGCTGAAGATTTCGTTGCCGGGTATGGATCGTGCGGCGGCGCAGGGCTTGATCGACAAGGCTCACAGGGTTTGCCCGTATTCCAATGCCACCCGTGGGAATATTGATGTTCGGTTGACCCTTGCTTAG
- a CDS encoding Hsp20 family protein, with translation MNTFDFSPLFRSGVGFDRLAHLAEATLRHSGEQAINWPPYNIEKTGEDSYAITLAVAGFPENDLDVEVRDDLLVVRGNRSPLAGDADAAQNNGYQGDRRYLHRGIAFRSFARHFQLADHMTVTGAHLENGLLTITLVREVPEASKPRHIAIATAAKTLPSAA, from the coding sequence ATGAATACGTTTGATTTTTCTCCCCTGTTCCGTTCTGGCGTGGGATTTGACCGCCTTGCGCATCTAGCAGAGGCCACGCTGCGGCATTCGGGAGAACAGGCCATAAACTGGCCGCCATACAACATTGAAAAGACAGGCGAAGATTCGTACGCCATCACGCTGGCCGTTGCCGGCTTCCCTGAAAACGATCTGGACGTTGAAGTGCGCGACGACCTGCTCGTTGTCCGTGGCAATCGGTCTCCCTTGGCCGGTGATGCTGACGCCGCCCAGAATAACGGGTACCAAGGTGATCGCCGCTATTTACATCGCGGTATAGCGTTCCGCAGCTTTGCACGCCACTTCCAGCTGGCAGACCATATGACGGTTACAGGTGCCCATCTGGAAAACGGGCTGTTGACCATCACACTGGTCCGCGAGGTCCCTGAGGCATCAAAACCAAGGCATATTGCCATCGCCACAGCGGCAAAAACATTGCCCAGCGCTGCTTAA
- a CDS encoding polyamine ABC transporter substrate-binding protein, which produces MSRFRIALSGLLAPALALMTVVTPVKAEEEKKLNLFIWSDYLGEDTIQSFEKETGIKVTVDVYDSNEMLEAKLLAGKSGYDLAVPTGAFFQRQIKAGVYQPLKQDLIPNLGNLDQKLMKGAQEFDANNTHGIIYMWGTNGMAYNPAKVAEVAGPDAPVDSWALMFDPVWAEKVSKCGLYMMDSPSEVFPSALKYLGLDPNSSDPKDIEKAEALLMKVRPFVTKFHSSESINALANGDICVAMGFSGDMFQAINRAEEAGKGVKVTYVIPKEGSEIWFDFMGVMKDAPHPDNAMKFINHILKPEITAGISNTVFYANANTKSFDLIHDAIRHDPGVYPPESVMKHLFVKKVPDQKAERVFTRIWNRIKTGI; this is translated from the coding sequence ATGTCCAGGTTCCGGATTGCACTCTCCGGCCTTCTTGCCCCCGCACTTGCCCTGATGACGGTTGTCACACCGGTTAAGGCCGAGGAAGAGAAGAAGCTGAACCTGTTTATCTGGTCGGATTATCTGGGTGAAGATACGATCCAGTCCTTTGAAAAAGAAACAGGAATCAAGGTGACCGTGGATGTCTATGATTCCAATGAAATGCTTGAGGCCAAGCTTTTGGCCGGCAAATCCGGCTATGATCTTGCTGTCCCCACTGGCGCATTCTTCCAGCGCCAGATCAAAGCCGGCGTATACCAGCCCCTGAAACAGGACCTGATCCCCAACTTGGGCAACCTAGATCAAAAGCTGATGAAGGGCGCCCAAGAATTCGACGCGAACAACACCCATGGCATCATCTACATGTGGGGCACCAACGGCATGGCCTACAACCCGGCCAAAGTCGCCGAAGTTGCTGGCCCTGATGCACCAGTGGATTCATGGGCACTCATGTTTGATCCCGTGTGGGCCGAAAAAGTATCAAAATGTGGCTTGTATATGATGGACAGCCCATCCGAAGTTTTTCCTTCCGCACTGAAATATCTTGGACTTGATCCAAACTCTTCCGATCCGAAAGATATCGAGAAAGCTGAAGCCCTGCTCATGAAAGTTCGCCCTTTCGTGACCAAATTTCATTCTTCCGAGTCCATCAATGCCCTTGCCAACGGTGATATCTGCGTGGCCATGGGCTTCTCGGGCGATATGTTCCAAGCTATCAACCGTGCTGAAGAAGCGGGCAAAGGCGTAAAGGTCACATACGTCATTCCCAAGGAAGGCAGCGAGATCTGGTTTGACTTCATGGGTGTTATGAAGGATGCCCCACATCCGGACAATGCCATGAAATTTATTAATCATATCCTGAAGCCGGAGATTACAGCCGGAATATCGAACACCGTGTTTTATGCCAACGCAAACACCAAATCTTTTGACCTGATTCATGATGCCATTCGCCACGACCCGGGGGTTTACCCTCCGGAATCCGTTATGAAGCATCTGTTTGTCAAAAAGGTTCCGGATCAGAAAGCTGAGCGGGTCTTCACCCGGATCTGGAACCGTATCAAGACAGGGATATAA
- a CDS encoding NAD(P)/FAD-dependent oxidoreductase — protein MQKFSMSWYAASAHEAAPRPALSESCHVDVCIIGAGITGCSAALHLAQRGYRVLVLEAGTIGCGASGRSGGQMIAGYNLGQDRIARLVGGDDARHLWGLCEESLALTRSLVAEHAIDCDFVNGHVMVGEKSRHASALHALCREWEDGGRKGLELWDRAQTQAHVASPRYTCALYDPGGGHLHPLNYTLGLASAAERAGAIFCEQTPMVSWQAGDPAVVRTPHGLVHARFVLFCGNAYLWGSESALARTIMPVGTYIAATEPLGEARARALVPGNEAVADCRFVLNYFRCSRDHRLLYGGRVSYSRLDPPSVSEAMRKSMVDCFPQLADVRIDYAWGGLVAITMNRMPHFGRLSPNALFAHGFSGHGIALTGLAGKLMAEVIDGQAGRFDVFTRIPHHAFPGGRWMRTPLLVLAMMWRRLCDVL, from the coding sequence ATGCAGAAATTCTCTATGTCGTGGTATGCTGCCTCAGCCCACGAGGCTGCTCCGCGTCCTGCGTTGTCGGAAAGCTGCCATGTTGATGTTTGTATCATCGGTGCAGGTATTACGGGATGCTCTGCCGCCTTGCATCTGGCGCAACGCGGGTATCGTGTCTTGGTTCTGGAAGCCGGAACAATTGGGTGTGGTGCATCCGGTCGTTCCGGTGGGCAGATGATTGCGGGCTATAATCTTGGGCAGGACAGGATTGCCCGGCTGGTTGGCGGGGATGATGCCCGCCATTTGTGGGGTTTGTGTGAAGAGTCCCTTGCCCTGACCCGCTCGCTTGTTGCGGAGCATGCCATCGATTGTGACTTTGTGAATGGTCACGTAATGGTTGGAGAGAAGAGCCGGCATGCCTCTGCTTTGCACGCGCTTTGCCGGGAGTGGGAAGATGGCGGGCGTAAGGGGCTGGAGCTGTGGGATCGTGCGCAAACCCAGGCTCATGTTGCAAGCCCCCGCTATACATGTGCTCTCTATGATCCTGGTGGTGGGCACTTGCATCCACTGAACTACACTCTTGGACTTGCATCCGCAGCCGAGCGTGCCGGGGCTATTTTTTGTGAGCAAACACCGATGGTGTCTTGGCAGGCTGGTGATCCTGCTGTTGTCCGGACCCCTCATGGGTTGGTTCACGCACGCTTTGTTTTGTTCTGCGGAAATGCCTATCTCTGGGGCAGTGAGTCTGCTCTTGCCCGTACGATTATGCCGGTTGGAACCTATATTGCGGCAACGGAGCCTTTGGGGGAGGCGCGTGCCCGTGCTCTTGTTCCCGGTAACGAGGCTGTGGCCGACTGTCGCTTTGTCCTGAACTATTTCCGCTGTTCACGTGATCATCGTTTGCTCTACGGTGGGCGCGTCAGTTACTCGCGCCTAGATCCCCCCAGTGTATCGGAGGCGATGCGAAAAAGCATGGTGGATTGTTTTCCGCAGTTGGCCGATGTGCGCATTGATTACGCATGGGGTGGATTGGTTGCCATCACCATGAACCGTATGCCTCACTTCGGACGTCTGTCACCAAATGCCTTGTTTGCTCATGGTTTCTCCGGTCATGGCATTGCCTTGACCGGATTGGCCGGCAAGTTGATGGCCGAAGTGATTGATGGCCAAGCCGGTCGATTTGATGTCTTCACCCGTATACCGCACCATGCCTTCCCCGGGGGGCGCTGGATGCGCACGCCATTGTTGGTTCTGGCGATGATGTGGCGTCGTTTGTGTGATGTCTTGTAG
- a CDS encoding LOG family protein has protein sequence MSLLQSSLHALCVFCGSSFGSSPRYADAASRLGTLLGENGIRLVYGGGAVGLMGTVAKACLEAGGKVTGIIPQHLASAEVAMEGLTELIVVPDMHTRKRMMFERSDAFAVLPGGFGTMDETFEILTWKQLKLHDRPVVIADIGGYWTPFLRFNESMAAEGFVRPEGLELYSVVSNVDDVLPAARSNLDLASRVHERVGLF, from the coding sequence ATGTCTTTATTGCAGTCATCCTTACATGCTCTGTGTGTTTTTTGTGGATCCTCTTTTGGTTCCAGCCCGCGCTATGCCGATGCCGCAAGTCGTTTGGGAACTCTTCTTGGGGAGAACGGAATTCGCTTGGTTTATGGCGGTGGTGCCGTTGGCTTGATGGGAACTGTTGCCAAGGCCTGCTTGGAAGCAGGTGGAAAGGTAACCGGTATTATTCCGCAGCATCTTGCCAGTGCCGAGGTGGCAATGGAAGGTCTGACCGAATTGATTGTTGTGCCGGACATGCACACGCGCAAGCGCATGATGTTCGAGCGCTCTGATGCCTTTGCTGTTCTTCCCGGTGGTTTCGGGACCATGGACGAGACGTTCGAGATTCTGACTTGGAAGCAGCTCAAGCTCCATGATCGCCCGGTTGTTATTGCGGATATAGGGGGGTACTGGACTCCGTTCCTCCGTTTTAATGAGTCCATGGCCGCCGAGGGGTTCGTGCGGCCCGAGGGACTTGAGCTGTATTCGGTTGTCAGTAACGTAGATGATGTTCTGCCGGCGGCACGTAGTAATCTTGATCTGGCCAGCCGTGTGCATGAAAGGGTTGGGTTGTTTTGA
- a CDS encoding response regulator — MSDTVDAPAHILVVDDDTRLRDLLRRFLGQSGYMVSVAPDAAEARMQMSAVEFDLLIVDIMMPGEDGYSLTRAIRQQSDVPVLMLTARGEQDDRVAGLEIGADDYLGKPFDPRELLLRIQAILRRRQPRPVDVQSAVRHIRMGECSFDLQRRELVCSGDRVHLTTAEADLLVALALRSGEPLSREDLADALGIEGGVRAVDVQVTRLRRKIEIDPRQPLYLQTVRGTGYCLRPD, encoded by the coding sequence GTGAGTGATACAGTCGACGCACCGGCTCATATTCTGGTTGTGGATGACGATACGCGTTTGCGCGACCTTTTGCGTCGTTTTCTGGGTCAGTCGGGATACATGGTCTCTGTTGCTCCCGATGCGGCTGAGGCCAGAATGCAAATGTCTGCCGTAGAATTCGATTTGCTGATCGTCGATATCATGATGCCCGGTGAAGATGGTTACAGTCTGACCCGTGCAATTCGTCAACAGTCTGATGTTCCCGTTCTGATGCTGACCGCTAGGGGAGAGCAGGATGATCGGGTCGCTGGCCTTGAGATCGGGGCTGATGATTATCTTGGCAAGCCTTTTGACCCGCGGGAGCTTTTGCTGCGCATCCAGGCCATTCTGCGCCGACGGCAGCCAAGGCCTGTTGATGTTCAGTCTGCTGTTCGTCATATCCGTATGGGGGAGTGTTCTTTTGACCTTCAGCGTCGGGAGCTTGTGTGCAGTGGGGACCGGGTACATTTGACAACGGCAGAAGCAGATTTGTTGGTGGCCTTGGCCCTGCGTAGCGGGGAACCTTTGTCGCGGGAAGATTTGGCCGATGCCCTTGGTATTGAGGGTGGGGTGCGGGCTGTTGATGTGCAGGTCACGCGCCTGCGGCGCAAGATAGAGATTGATCCACGCCAGCCCCTTTATCTGCAGACGGTGCGTGGCACCGGCTACTGTTTGAGGCCGGACTGA
- a CDS encoding cytochrome b/b6 domain-containing protein encodes MNGDDNGVKVWDLPVRLFHWSLVTCVLMLFLTGEIGGLDFSMPFTGMLVGNMDLHMTLGSVVLALLIFRVLWGLVGSSTARFIHFVRGPSDVLDYLRALLRGELPRHVGHNPAGALMVLALLGVLFLQVGTGLFSNDDIFSEGPLAHLVGKDVSDLMTELHEASFSLLLLCVSLHISAALYYRIRGEDLVTPMITGRKHSADIPADSPLPAFVGPVWAAALFAFSCFIVWGVILRL; translated from the coding sequence ATGAATGGTGATGACAATGGAGTAAAGGTCTGGGATTTGCCGGTAAGGCTTTTTCACTGGTCTCTGGTCACATGTGTTCTGATGCTGTTCTTGACGGGAGAGATTGGCGGCCTTGATTTCAGCATGCCATTTACGGGTATGTTGGTCGGAAATATGGATCTGCACATGACCTTGGGAAGTGTTGTGCTGGCCTTGCTGATTTTTAGGGTGTTGTGGGGTCTCGTGGGGTCATCAACAGCCCGTTTCATTCACTTTGTGCGCGGTCCATCTGACGTTCTGGATTACCTGCGTGCACTCCTTCGTGGTGAATTGCCGCGGCATGTGGGGCATAATCCTGCCGGCGCCCTTATGGTTTTGGCACTGTTAGGTGTGCTCTTCCTGCAGGTTGGAACAGGGCTTTTTTCCAATGATGATATATTCTCCGAAGGTCCTTTGGCACATCTGGTCGGCAAAGATGTCAGCGATCTGATGACAGAGCTTCACGAGGCTTCGTTCAGTCTTTTGCTGTTGTGTGTGTCGCTACACATCAGTGCAGCGCTGTATTACCGGATACGGGGGGAAGATCTGGTAACGCCAATGATAACAGGCCGGAAACATTCTGCCGATATCCCGGCCGATTCCCCGCTGCCAGCGTTTGTCGGGCCGGTCTGGGCCGCAGCTCTTTTTGCTTTTTCGTGCTTCATTGTGTGGGGTGTCATTCTGAGGCTGTGA
- a CDS encoding RNA polymerase factor sigma-32, with translation MTTLALSPPRSSLPVEESLALYLAEIRKFPLLSVEEEHGLARDFTLTGNQKSLHRLVTSHLRLVVKVAMQYKRYGLPMADLIAEGNLGLIRAIQKFEPDKGFRLSTYAVWWIRAAVNEYVLNSWSLVKIGTASTRKRLFYNLRRMKAKLGIYGDKPLRDEQAEEIARTLDVSVDDVLAMDARLNRRDGSLNAMAGAESDTERLELLVDERPDQESALETTEERNRSHHLVHTALGTLNEREKDILTRRKLTDDPATLESLGEDYGLSRERIRQIEARALQKLETRIRELIATEHRNIRQALQRWKNPILANPKMGGVCPA, from the coding sequence ATGACAACACTGGCGCTCTCGCCCCCCCGCTCATCGTTGCCGGTAGAAGAAAGCCTAGCTCTCTACTTGGCCGAAATACGGAAGTTCCCCCTTCTTTCTGTGGAAGAAGAGCATGGACTGGCTCGTGACTTTACCCTGACAGGCAACCAGAAAAGCTTGCATCGTCTGGTGACAAGCCATCTGAGACTGGTCGTCAAGGTAGCCATGCAGTACAAACGTTATGGCTTGCCAATGGCAGACCTTATTGCTGAAGGCAACCTTGGCCTGATACGGGCCATACAAAAGTTTGAGCCGGACAAGGGATTCCGCCTCTCCACCTACGCTGTATGGTGGATACGGGCCGCCGTCAACGAGTACGTCTTGAACTCTTGGTCTCTTGTCAAAATCGGAACGGCCTCGACCAGAAAGCGACTTTTCTACAATCTGAGACGCATGAAAGCCAAGCTTGGCATTTATGGAGACAAACCGCTCAGAGATGAACAGGCCGAGGAGATTGCCCGCACCCTAGATGTCAGCGTAGATGATGTGCTGGCCATGGATGCTCGCCTGAACCGACGAGACGGATCCCTAAACGCAATGGCAGGAGCTGAAAGTGATACAGAGCGTCTCGAGCTTTTGGTCGACGAGCGACCGGACCAGGAGTCTGCCTTGGAGACAACCGAGGAACGTAACCGTTCTCACCACCTCGTGCACACGGCGCTCGGTACACTGAACGAACGCGAGAAGGATATCCTGACACGTCGCAAACTGACGGATGATCCGGCAACCCTTGAAAGCTTGGGCGAAGACTATGGCCTGTCACGGGAACGTATACGTCAGATCGAGGCCCGCGCGCTACAGAAGCTGGAAACCCGTATTCGCGAGCTGATCGCAACAGAGCACCGGAACATCCGACAGGCGCTGCAACGCTGGAAGAATCCAATACTGGCAAACCCAAAAATGGGTGGAGTATGCCCCGCCTGA
- a CDS encoding NADP-dependent isocitrate dehydrogenase, whose product MSKIKVAKPIVELDGDEMTRIIWKFIKDKLILPYLDIDLKYYDLSIQKRDETADQITVDSANAIKQYGVGVKCATITPDEQRVQEFSLKKMWKSPNGTIRNILDGTVFREPIICRNVPRYVPGWTKPIVIGRHAFGDQYRATDFRVPGKGTLTMTFTPDGGGEPVQYEVFKFPEAGVAMGMYNLDESVRGFARSCFNYGLMRSWPVYLSTKNTILKAYDGRFKDLFQEVFDREFASEFKARGITYEHRLIDDMVACAMKWSGGFVWACKNYDGDVQSDTVAQGFGSLGLMTSVLLSPDGKTIEAEAAHGTVTRHYRLHQQGKETSTNPIASIFAWTRGLKFRGEFDNTPQVIKFAEALETVCVEAVEDGKMTKDLAILIGPNQPWMTTTQFLEELDGRLRRKMGS is encoded by the coding sequence ATGAGCAAGATCAAGGTCGCCAAGCCGATCGTCGAACTCGACGGCGACGAGATGACCCGCATCATATGGAAGTTTATCAAGGACAAGCTGATCCTTCCGTATCTAGATATTGACCTGAAGTATTATGACCTCAGCATCCAGAAGCGTGATGAGACCGCTGACCAGATTACGGTTGATTCTGCCAATGCAATCAAGCAGTACGGGGTTGGTGTCAAGTGTGCGACCATCACACCGGATGAGCAGCGGGTTCAGGAATTCAGCCTGAAGAAGATGTGGAAATCCCCGAACGGGACAATCCGCAATATTCTGGATGGAACCGTATTCCGCGAGCCTATTATCTGCCGTAACGTTCCCCGTTATGTCCCCGGCTGGACCAAGCCAATCGTCATTGGTCGCCATGCTTTTGGTGACCAATACCGTGCGACCGATTTCAGGGTTCCGGGCAAGGGCACCCTGACCATGACGTTTACGCCGGATGGTGGTGGTGAGCCTGTCCAGTATGAGGTTTTCAAGTTCCCAGAGGCCGGGGTGGCCATGGGCATGTACAATCTGGATGAATCTGTGCGTGGCTTTGCCCGGTCTTGTTTCAATTACGGACTGATGCGGAGCTGGCCAGTTTATCTATCCACCAAGAATACTATTCTTAAGGCATATGACGGACGCTTCAAGGACTTGTTTCAAGAGGTTTTCGACCGCGAGTTTGCCTCGGAATTCAAGGCGCGGGGCATAACCTACGAGCATCGTTTGATCGATGACATGGTTGCCTGCGCCATGAAGTGGTCCGGTGGTTTCGTCTGGGCCTGCAAGAATTACGATGGCGATGTGCAGTCTGATACTGTAGCACAGGGTTTTGGGTCGCTTGGCTTGATGACATCCGTTCTTCTTAGCCCCGATGGTAAAACAATCGAAGCCGAGGCCGCTCATGGCACTGTGACGCGTCACTATCGCCTGCATCAGCAGGGGAAAGAAACGTCGACAAATCCTATAGCCTCGATTTTTGCATGGACTCGTGGCCTGAAATTCCGTGGTGAGTTTGACAATACGCCACAGGTTATCAAGTTTGCGGAAGCTCTTGAGACCGTGTGTGTGGAGGCGGTTGAAGACGGCAAGATGACGAAGGACTTGGCTATTCTGATTGGTCCGAATCAGCCGTGGATGACGACGACCCAATTCCTAGAAGAACTGGATGGTCGCTTGCGTCGCAAGATGGGAAGCTGA